The genomic DNA TCTTGCAGTAGTTGCCGCACTTTTATATTTTTATCTGGCAGGATTAAGATATTGATTTTTTAATTTGACATATAAGAACAGGGAGTTGGAATTTATGAGAAATGAAAAAGAGATGCTTGACCTGATTTTGAGAACAGCTGTTAATGATCCTGAAATAAGGGCAGTTTACATGAATGGCTCCAGAACAAACCCCAATGTAAAAAAGGATATTTTTCAGGATTATGATATTGTTTATGTTGTTAATGAAATAAAAACCTTTTTGGATGCCGAAAACTGGATTGATGTTTTCGGTAAAAGGCTTTATATGCAGCTACCCGAAGCTCTCGATAAATCACTTGGAAAAGATGTCGATACAGATAACTGCTTTGGCTGGCTCATCCAGCTGGCTGACGGCAACCGTATCGACCTTCATCTTCAGACAGCGGCTTTTGCCAAAAATGAAATTCTAAAAGATAAACTCTGCATAGTTCTGCTTGATAAGGATAACATTCTGCCGGATATACCGCCGGCCTCTGATATAGACTATCATGTACAAAAGCCTTCACAGGCAGAATTCAGCGCCTGCTGCAATGAATTCTGGTGGATACTCAATAATGTTGGAAAAGGTCTTTGGCGGAGTGAAATTACTTATGTTATGGATATGATAAATTTTTATCTGCGGCCTGAGCTCATAAAAATGCTTTCATGGGATATTGGAATAAAAACTGAATTTT from Sebaldella termitidis ATCC 33386 includes the following:
- a CDS encoding aminoglycoside 6-adenylyltransferase is translated as MRNEKEMLDLILRTAVNDPEIRAVYMNGSRTNPNVKKDIFQDYDIVYVVNEIKTFLDAENWIDVFGKRLYMQLPEALDKSLGKDVDTDNCFGWLIQLADGNRIDLHLQTAAFAKNEILKDKLCIVLLDKDNILPDIPPASDIDYHVQKPSQAEFSACCNEFWWILNNVGKGLWRSEITYVMDMINFYLRPELIKMLSWDIGIKTEFSCSIGKSGKYMKKFLSEDIWNRFLATYSAAETDSVWNSVFTAVDLFDETAVKSAFSFKYIYDTNEAKNSRSFLLHTFSLPKDAEEIL